Proteins from a genomic interval of Rhizobium etli CFN 42:
- a CDS encoding BON domain-containing protein: MVFKEQTFHGLEPEMAEIANRASLEAAVANALAIAGGIDASDVEVTMEKDKIVLTGTVGTVGEIERATAVAKAVEGVQSVQNRILLGGSSLDGTH; the protein is encoded by the coding sequence ATGGTTTTCAAGGAGCAGACATTTCACGGGCTCGAGCCTGAAATGGCGGAAATTGCCAATCGTGCGTCGCTTGAGGCAGCCGTCGCCAATGCGCTGGCGATTGCCGGCGGCATCGATGCGTCCGATGTCGAGGTGACGATGGAAAAGGACAAGATCGTGCTCACCGGCACGGTCGGAACCGTTGGCGAGATCGAACGGGCGACGGCGGTCGCCAAGGCTGTCGAGGGTGTGCAGAGCGTGCAGAATCGGATCCTCCTTGGCGGGTCTTCACTGGACGGCACGCATTGA